One Salmo trutta chromosome 19, fSalTru1.1, whole genome shotgun sequence genomic window carries:
- the LOC115154242 gene encoding uncharacterized protein LOC115154242 isoform X2 — protein MALLREFLLWVVLGMIFVSLVIGLIFVFINKCISKKAAEQYNRNTPSHTIPESYAQSSKYHPKDLEDDLPPLPPRTQFLTSYPEIESYENLAELPYNVKVDNEAPPPPYHHTETVVCQDSISEDYDDIGADCQSAEQYNTNSPSHTIPESYAQSSKYHPKDLKDDLTPLPPRTQFLTSYPKIKSSENLAELPYNVKVDNEAPPPTYHHTETVVCQDVCHDRDSISEDYDDIGADCQSEEDYDDVG, from the exons ATGGCACTTTTACGAGAGTTCTTGCTGTGGGTGGTTCTTGGAATGATTTTTGTATCCTTGGTAATAGGCCTCATCTTTGTCTTTATCAACAAGTGTATCTCTAAGAAAG CTGCCGAACAATACAATAGAAATACGCCAAGTCACACAATCCCTGAGTCTTATGCCCA GAGCAGCAAATATCATCCCAAAGATCTGGAGGATGATTTGCCTCCTTTACCACCCAGGACACAGTTTCTCACATCCTACCCCG AGATCGAAAGCTATGAGAACCTTGCAGAGCTACCCTACAATGTGAAAGTAGATAACGAGGCCCCTCCTCCGCCGTACCATCACACAGAGACAGTGGTGTGTCAGGACAGCATTTCAGAGGACTATGATGACATCGGAGCAGACTGTCAGA GTGctgaacaatacaatacaaattCGCCAAGTCACACAATCCCTGAGTCTTATGCCCA GAGCAGCAAATATCATCCCAAAGATCTGAAGGATGATTTGACTCCTTTACCACCCAGGACACAGTTTCTCACATCCTACCCCA AGATCAAAAGCAGTGAGAACCTTGCAGAGCTACCCTACAATGTGAAAGTAGATAACGAGGCCCCTCCTCCGACGTACCATCACACAGAGACAGTGGTGTGTCAGGACGTGTGCCATGACCGTGACAGCATCTCAGAGGATTACGATGACATCGGAGCAGACTGTCAGAGTGAGGAGGACTATGATGATGTGGGATAA
- the LOC115154243 gene encoding derlin-2-like, whose protein sequence is MAYQTVQQEYLQIPFVTRAYTTACVLTTAAVQLELITPFQLYFNPDLILRNYQVWRLITNFLFFGPVGFNFLFNMIFLYRYCRMLEEGSFRGRTADFVFMFLFGGLLMTIFGTFVSLVFLGQAFTIMLVYVWSRRNPNVRMNFFGLLNFQAPFLPWVLMGFSLLLGNSIIVDLLGIAVGHVYFFLEDVFPNQPGGGRWLKTPFFLKMLFDTPEEDANYNPLPEERPGGFAWGEGQRLGG, encoded by the exons ATGGCTTATCAGACTGTTCAGCAGGAATATTTACAGATTCCTTTTGTGACTCGGGCGTACACAACGGCATGTGTCCTGACTACCGCTGCTGTG CAATTAGAACTCATCACACCTTTCCAACTATACTTCAACCCTGATTTGATACTAAGGAATTATCAG GTATGGAGACTCATAACCAACTTTTTATTTTTCGGTCCAGTTGGCTTCAACTTCCTTTTCAATATGATTTTTTT GTACCGATACTGTCGTATGCTCGAGGAGGGCTCTTTCAGGGGCCGCACCGCTGACTTTGTCTTTATGTTCCTCTTTGGTGGCCTTTTGATGACT ATATTTGGCACCTTTGTGAGTCTGGTGTTCTTGGGCCAAGCCTTCACCATCATGCTGGTGTACGTGTGGAGCAGGCGCAACCCCAACGTTCGCATGAACTTCTTTGGTCTGCTGAACTTTCAGGCGCCCTTTCTCCCGTGGGTGCTCATGGGATTCTCTCTGCTGCTGGGGAACTCCATCATTGTGGATTTACTAG GTATCGCTGTGGGTCATGTCTACTTCTTTCTGGAGGATGTATTCCCAAACCAGCCAGGTGGAGGCAGATGGCTCAAGACTCCTTTTTTTCT TAAAATGCTGTTTGACACTCCAGAAGAAGATGCCAACTACAACCCCCTTCCCGAGGAGCGTCCAGGGGGGTTCGCCTGGGGAGAGGGTCAGCGCCTCGGGGGTTAA
- the LOC115154242 gene encoding uncharacterized protein LOC115154242 isoform X1, giving the protein MALLREFLLWVVLGMIFVSLVIGLIFVFINKCISKKAAEQYNRNTPSHTIPESYAQFLPMVSPLSRSSKYHPKDLEDDLPPLPPRTQFLTSYPEIESYENLAELPYNVKVDNEAPPPPYHHTETVVCQDSISEDYDDIGADCQSAEQYNTNSPSHTIPESYAQSSKYHPKDLKDDLTPLPPRTQFLTSYPKIKSSENLAELPYNVKVDNEAPPPTYHHTETVVCQDVCHDRDSISEDYDDIGADCQSEEDYDDVG; this is encoded by the exons ATGGCACTTTTACGAGAGTTCTTGCTGTGGGTGGTTCTTGGAATGATTTTTGTATCCTTGGTAATAGGCCTCATCTTTGTCTTTATCAACAAGTGTATCTCTAAGAAAG CTGCCGAACAATACAATAGAAATACGCCAAGTCACACAATCCCTGAGTCTTATGCCCA GTTTCTCCCAATGGTCTCTCCCTTATCCAGGAGCAGCAAATATCATCCCAAAGATCTGGAGGATGATTTGCCTCCTTTACCACCCAGGACACAGTTTCTCACATCCTACCCCG AGATCGAAAGCTATGAGAACCTTGCAGAGCTACCCTACAATGTGAAAGTAGATAACGAGGCCCCTCCTCCGCCGTACCATCACACAGAGACAGTGGTGTGTCAGGACAGCATTTCAGAGGACTATGATGACATCGGAGCAGACTGTCAGA GTGctgaacaatacaatacaaattCGCCAAGTCACACAATCCCTGAGTCTTATGCCCA GAGCAGCAAATATCATCCCAAAGATCTGAAGGATGATTTGACTCCTTTACCACCCAGGACACAGTTTCTCACATCCTACCCCA AGATCAAAAGCAGTGAGAACCTTGCAGAGCTACCCTACAATGTGAAAGTAGATAACGAGGCCCCTCCTCCGACGTACCATCACACAGAGACAGTGGTGTGTCAGGACGTGTGCCATGACCGTGACAGCATCTCAGAGGATTACGATGACATCGGAGCAGACTGTCAGAGTGAGGAGGACTATGATGATGTGGGATAA